In Toxoplasma gondii ME49 chromosome X, whole genome shotgun sequence, a single genomic region encodes these proteins:
- a CDS encoding hypothetical protein (encoded by transcript TGME49_212210) has protein sequence MGNEQSSEAEGQRPEQVPNTETGLSEPPKEAVPAQASVEAPTQDENSKDPPPLINHGFSRYLSGLGDFFSTDSASAVSASSEVVNNLGSYMSLEAVKEALTGEDKADEPPSSSSEEPSKDAPANDAKVAEHTEQESSAAGLTAYLTTSFDGVSELFRSLTQESSAVATEACAETQEKGANLQAYLPAGMEGVSALFKTGSSENNEVLPSFQDAEKAAPVRRSDTATSATPAIEEPAAPTASEEQAPPSAEEQAPPSTTAKPAAPSTTEEQAAPTATEETA, from the exons ATGGGGAACGAACAAAGCTCGGAAGCGGAGGGTCAAAGACCTG AACAGGTCCCGAATACGGAGACTGGACTCAGCGAGCCCCCCAAAGAAGCGGTGCCCGCACAAGCATCTGTGGAAGCACCCACCCAAGATGAAAACTCCAAAGATCCACCGCCACTGATCAACCATGGATTTTCCCGCTATCTGTCAGGTCTCGGTGACTTCTTCAGCACCGACAGCGCAAGCGCAGTTTCGGCGTCGTCCGAGGTGGTGAACAACCTCGGGTCATACATGTCACTCGAAGCGGTGAAAGAGGCACTAACTGGTGAAGACAAAGCAGACGAGCCACCGTCTTCGTCAAGCGAAGAACCTTCTAAGGATGCACCCGCAAATGATGCAAAGGTGGCAGAACACACAGAGCAGGAGAGCAGCGCTGCCGGGTTAACTGCGTACCTTACGACGAGTTTCGATGGTGTATCAGAACTGTTCCGCTCATTGACACAAGAAAGTTCTGCAGTGGCCACTGAAGCCTGTGCAGAAACTCAGGAGAAAGGGGCCAACCTCCAAGCATATCTCCCTGCGGGAATGGAAGGCGTGAGTGCCTTGTTCAAAACCGGATCTTCCGAAAACAATGAGGTGCTTCCGTCCTTtcaggacgcagagaaggcggccCCTGTTCGGAGGTCTGACACTGCAACATCAGCAACCCCTGCCATCGAAGAGCCAGCAGCGCCCACTGCTAGCGAAGAGCAGGCACCACCTTCTGCTGAAGAACAAGCACCACCCTCTACTACTGCAAAGCCAGCCGCACCCTCCACTACTGAAGAGCAAGCAGCACCCACTGCTACTGAAGAGACTGCATGA
- a CDS encoding hypothetical protein (encoded by transcript TGME49_212220): MHFLSCTDGKPHARGDRRNLLEEEMGLDSRNEGGFSHHASQRGWVGRPDDGEWYRRERGNSDDFDRRQHAASRSGDYTPSGGRMHMRGPSYSPDRRVQERSGGREYAGPVGYSSNGGGLPVGPSQRLLEGERYSSKDPFHGSAYSHPARDASDSLRRPLVAENHNRGTCHPCVFYAVGRCRNGGECRNCHEEEHSDTRSPLFALDVLHRKGLCIVCIDFKRKGICNDPDRAHRLLYCHHPQHRPNAGDFAEDRGRDSAACTGGPRRALEDLSPKVYRSAGYWGEAHISAGRCRQREEEYDDCSGRESARRRLLSPELCSRGYGSSMRAYSGVAGGSKCMSPPGKDDYCGHERGTGGGSGGRTASLCVGRGVQPPNSRLHPPRVCEERRCVPCSVFFSEGRCRRIDCARCHEPCHGSASSPLFYHRVLHDMNRCEPCRAFADGCCPLSDGACCFCHDRSHAGDRLSSLKPAAMYYPARREPYEATSGRAAGGPSYRGAREVDSFRRREPLGVGRDGLDKGSRGGDSGDRNYASRGGPRVQRVERGGAALGGTHPDRCVPCLWYFQHVTGCGKGRACSGCHHEDHRDPQSDLHPSKRLHVLGRCVPCRNYFKGICPRQAEACGFCHHEEHRSMTGSKGERVREEERKEQREQDGSRQEECGKTLGGLGCSVETPRNKEGESRTVSVTSGSGEKVDKGEPGGPGESEEPREEERKTEKEADKEGYSGKLAKNGGTKRAVHYVRQRGQNEPRAHERGVCRPCAFYFIGPQGCLKRDRCPDCHHADHANPHSSAHPSKLLHLKGTCRPCISFQRGTCTKAAENCVYCHHSSHLHEACDDRESGDKQETMEESDQVDAAEFPVQDLGDGPVCCQEEQLENSPCCQQLPGESYPISDRRGGESEETPVGGDRSKVCLCDEQEMDRGTESTDVVGDHETKPEQHAGGKGNIGDDETVAGHSCPLIVSPRPDDEADKALVTEEGANGHNM, from the coding sequence atgcatttccttTCCTGTACCGACGGGAAGCCCCACGCGCGCGGCGATCGGCGAAATCTgctggaagaagaaatgggGCTAGACAGTAGAAACGAAGGGGGATTCTCGCACCACGCGTCGCAGCGCGGGTGGGTGGGACGGCCCGATGACGGTGAGTGGTAtcggagagagcgaggaaacagTGACGATTTCGACCGGCGGCAGCATGCAGCCTCGCGATCCGGAGATTACACACCATCGGGcgggcgcatgcacatgagAGGTCCCAGCTATTCACCCGACCGAAGAGTCCAGGAGAGATCTGGTGGGCGCGAGTACGCGGGACCCGTGGGCTATTCGTCTAATGGAGGAGGCTTGCCTGTGGGCCCGTCTCAGCGACTTTTGGAGGGCGAGAGATACTCGTCGAAGGATCCATTTCACGGGTCTGCATATTCCCATCCGGCGCGTGACGCCTCAGATTCACTGCGGCGGCCGCTTGTGGCAGAAAACCACAACAGGGGCACTTGCCACCCTTGTGTGTTCTATGCTGTCGGGAGATGCAGAAATGGAGGAGAGTGCCGAAACTgccacgaagaagagcacaGCGATACCCGCAGTCCCCTGTTTGCTCTTGACGTTCTCCACCGGAAGGGACTGTGCATCGTCTGCATTGACTTCAAACGGAAGGGCATCTGCAACGATCCAGACAGGGCGCACAGATTGTTGTACTGCCACCACCCGCAGCACCGGCCCAACGCTGGTGACttcgcagaagacagaggaagagacagcgctGCCTGCACGGGCGGCCCACGTAGAGCGCTTGAAGATCTTTCGCCAAAGGTGTACCGTTCAGCTGGTTACTGGGGAGAGGCGCATATTTCAGCAGGCCGATGCAGGCAGCGGGAGGAGGAATACGACGACTGTTCGGGACGGGAGAGCGCTCGACGGCGCCTTTTGTCTCCGGAACTATGCTCGCGAGGATACGGTTCTTCTATGCGAGCGTATTCCGGGGTCGCTGGCGGATCCAAGTGCATGTCGCCTCCGGGCAAAGATGACTACTGTGGccacgagagaggaacaggaggTGGTTCGGGTGGACGTACGGCGTCCCTGTGTGTCGGCCGAGGCGTGCAGCCGCCGAATTCGCGGCTACATCCGCCTCGAGTTTGCGAAGAACGGCGGTGCGTCCCGTGCTCAGTCTTTTTTTCGGAAGGCCGTTGTCGCCGGATTGACTGTGCCCGGTGTCACGAACCGTGCCACGGCAgtgcgtcttcgcctcttttttACCACCGCGTTCTTCACGATATGAACCGATGTGAACCGTGTCGCGCGTTCGCTGATGGATGCTGTCCACTCAGTGATGGTGCCTGTTGTTTCTGCCATGACCGAAGCCACGCCGGCGatcgtctgtcttctctaAAGCCGGCAGCCATGTACTACCCTGCGCGTCGGGAACCTTATGAGGCCACTTCGGGTCGCGCAGCAGGCGGGCCGAGTTACAGGGGGGCCCGCGAGGTGGACAGTTTCCGACGAAGAGAGCCATTAGGTGTGGGACGAGACGGCTTGGACAAGGGCAGTCGAGGTGGAGATTCTGGCGACCGCAATTATGCGTCACGCGGGGGGCCGCGAGTGCAGCGCGTTGAACGAGGAGGCGCTGCCCTGGGGGGTACTCATCCCGACCGGTGCGTTCCTTGTCTGTGGTATTTCCAGCACGTGACGGGGTGTGGAAAAGGCCGAGCCTGCTCTGGGTGTCACCACGAAGACCACCGTGACCCGCAAAGCGACCTGCATCCGTCGAAGCGCTTGCATGTGCTGGGAAGGTGCGTACCGTGTCGAAATTACTTCAAAGGCATCTGTCCCCGTCAGGCTGAAGCTTGTGGCTTCTGCCACCACGAAGAGCACCGGAGCATGACCGGGAGCAAAGGCGAGAGGgtgcgcgaggaagagcggaaaGAGCAGAGGGAACAGGATGGAAGTCGCCAGGAGGAATGCGGAAAGACGTTGGGGGGTCTGGGATGTAGTGTCGAGACACCCAGAAACAAAGAGGGCGAAAGCAGGACAGTCTCGGTCACGAGTGGGTCGGGGGAGAAGGTAGACAAAGGCGAACCCGGCGGGCCTGGCGAGTCAGAGGAGCcgcgcgaagaggagaggaaaacggaaaaggaGGCTGACAAAGAGGGATATTCGGGCAAACTTGCGAAGAATGGGGGTACGAAACGCGCAGTGCATTATGTACGTCAGAGAGGTCAGAACGAGCCTCGAGCGCACGAACGTGGCGTCTGTCGCCCCTGTGCCTTCTACTTCATCGGCCCGCAAGGCTGTCTAAAACGGGACCGCTGCCCAGACTGCCACCATGCCGACCACGCAAATCCTCATTCCTCAGCTCATCCGTCGAAGTTGCTGCACTTGAAGGGCACCTGCAGGCCGTGCATTTCTTTCCAGCGTGGAACGTGTACAAAGGCTGCGGAAAACTGTGTTTACTGTCACCATAGCAGTCACCTGCATGAGGCATGCGACGACCGTGAGAGTGGGGACAAACAAGAAACGATGGAAGAAAGTGACCAAGTGGACGCGGCTGAGTTTCCTGTCCAGGACCTGGGTGACGGCCCGGTGTGTTGCCAAGAAGAGCAGCTTGAAAACTCTCCGTGCTGCCAACAACTGCCTGGGGAAAGTTACCCCATCTCAGACAGGCGTGGAGGGGAATCAGAAGAGACTCCAGTCGGCGGAGACCGAAGCAAAGTGTGTCTGTGCGATGAGCAGGAGATGGACAGGGGGACAGAGTCCACTGACGTCGTTGGGGACCATGAAACGAAGCCTGAACAACACGCTGGCGGAAAGGGCAACATAGGCGACGATGAAACTGTGGCAGGCCATTCCTGTCCGCTCATCGTTTCTCCTCGGCCGGATGACGAGGCCGACAAGGCTCTCGTGACTGAAGAGGGGGCAAACGGTCACAACATGTGA